Below is a genomic region from Candidatus Neomarinimicrobiota bacterium.
CACCGTCTGGCGGCACGAACTGAACAACGGCATCCGCATTTTCGGCATCCAGCACGACGAGCTGCCGCTGGTGCAGTTTTCGCTGGTGCTCAAGGGCGGCCAGCTGCTTGATCTGCCGGATAAAGTCGGCGTGGCAAACATGATAACCGACATCATGATGGAAGGGACCCAGACCAAGACCCCCCTCGAGCTGGAAGAAGCCATTGACGAACTGGGCTCCAGAGTTGACATGTACACCGGCCGGGAGTCCATCACCGTCCGCGCCAACACCCTGACGCGGAACTTCGAGAGAACCTACGCCCTGGTGGAGGAAATCCTCCTGGAGCCCCGCTGGGACGCGAAGGAGTACGCCCGCATCAAGGACCAGACGCTGGAAGACATCCATCGCGCCGGAGCTGACCCCCAATCCATCGCCACCAACACCTTCAACCGGCTGGTCTATGGTGAAGACCATATCCTGGGCCACCCCCTCATCGGGCACACCGAAACCGTGGAAGCCATCACCATCGAAGACCTGAAGGCCTACTACCAGGCCAATTTCTCACCCGCGCTGGTCCACATCGTGGTCGTGGGCAACGTAACCAGAGACCAGGCGCTGGCGACCTTCCAGTCCCTGGAGGAGAAATGGCCGCTGAAGGAGGTAATTTTCCCCGAGCAGCCCGAGCCGCCGGCCATCAAAAAGAGCACGGTATACTTCGTGGACGTCCCCGGCGCCAAGCAGTCGCAGCTGCGCGTCGGCTATCTGGGCCTGCCCTACACCGATCCCGATTACTACCCCGCCGAGGTGATGAACTACAAGCTGGGTGGCGCCTTCAACGCCCGGCTCAACATGATCCTCCGAGAGGAGAAGGGCTACACCTATGGGGCACGGTCAGGTTTCGCCGGTGGCCACTATCCCGGCACCTTCGCCGCCTCGACCTCCGTTCATACCGCTGCCACCCTGGAGTCCATGACCATCATCCGGGACGAGATGGCCAAATACACCCAGGGCATCCCCCCGGAGGACCTCCAGTTCACCAAGGACGCTCTGATCAAGTCCAACGCCCGGAGCTTCGAGACCCTGGGCGCCCTCATGGGCATGCTGGACGACATGGCCCGCTACGGCCTCCCGGACGACTATATCAAGGACCGGGAGCAGGTCGTCCAGGAGCTGACCCTGGAGCGCCACCGGCAGCTGGCCCGGCAGTACCTCCCCGCCGACCGCATGGTCTACCTGGTGGTGGGCGACGCCAAAACCCAGCTGGAACCACTCAAGGATCTCGGCTTTGGCAAACCAAATCTGATCGAACAAGAATAATGAGCTGAACCCCCAACGGGAGGGTAGCAGA
It encodes:
- a CDS encoding M16 family metallopeptidase, encoding AFHEDNFAKSPELNMVFPTVQEGHKDAYALDILADLLTDGKKAPLYKVIVEEKKLAPSISGYQESMEITGAFHFRIRTFPDISLTDVEKAIQEAFERFETEGFTDRDLARIKAQTETVFYNSIASILGKAFQLARYNEYFGSPDFLVEYIQNYLAVTKEDVMRVYNTYLKGKPYVLTSFVPKGQAELVAGGSERFPVVEDVIMAEAPAEKPAATPAAEAMIEKTPSSIDRAVKPPFGPQPLLSLPTVWRHELNNGIRIFGIQHDELPLVQFSLVLKGGQLLDLPDKVGVANMITDIMMEGTQTKTPLELEEAIDELGSRVDMYTGRESITVRANTLTRNFERTYALVEEILLEPRWDAKEYARIKDQTLEDIHRAGADPQSIATNTFNRLVYGEDHILGHPLIGHTETVEAITIEDLKAYYQANFSPALVHIVVVGNVTRDQALATFQSLEEKWPLKEVIFPEQPEPPAIKKSTVYFVDVPGAKQSQLRVGYLGLPYTDPDYYPAEVMNYKLGGAFNARLNMILREEKGYTYGARSGFAGGHYPGTFAASTSVHTAATLESMTIIRDEMAKYTQGIPPEDLQFTKDALIKSNARSFETLGALMGMLDDMARYGLPDDYIKDREQVVQELTLERHRQLARQYLPADRMVYLVVGDAKTQLEPLKDLGFGKPNLIEQE